TCCGAACTCATCCGGCGAGAACTGACGAACGAGACGGCCGTCTGGGAGGCCGATACGTACGACGAACTCGAAGAGCGCATCCGCGCGCCCGTGACGGTGACGCTCAAGGATCAGGCGGGCGAGACGCGCACGGAGGAGTTCGCACCGCACGCACTCGAGGCGGCGGCGCTGTATGCGGTCGTCACGCGACTGGACGAGGAGCATCTGCCGAACGGACTTGACCTAGTGGATAAGGCGCTGATCTACGATCAGGGCTACCTGCAGGAAGGTGACATCCGTCGGGAGAAAGACGAGTTCGATTTCGACGACGACAGCGCGGACGGCGACCACGGCATTCCGGTGACTTACACCCGCGATACGCTCGCGGAACTCCTCCAGACGGACCGTGACCGCCACCACGCCGAGTTGTCCGTCGAAGACGTCGTCATGCCGCGTGACGTACTGAACGCGATGGCCGAGGGACTGGGCGAGGCACCGGTGTTCTCGACGGGCGAGCGCTCGGAGTTCGAAAACCGCGTCGTGCCGGTGAAAAACTACGTCTACGACCGCCAGGAGTCGGACGTCATCGAGGCGATCATGCACGACAAACGCGTCGACGAAGAGACCGTCGCCGAGTACGTCGAACACGTCTACGCGTGGGAGACCGACGAACCGCTCTCCAACGACCGCGGCGAGGAAGTCGAGCCCGATCCGCTGAAGATGAAGCTGTTCGAGGTCGAACACCTCGGGCGATTCTCCGAGGAAGAGTACGAGGGGAACCTCCCCCGCGAAAGCGTCCGGAATTTCCGGCGGGAGAAGGTGATCACCTCCCTGAATCGCCACGCCTGGGAACACCGCGACGAGGACTTCGCCGTCGGCAACGTCGACCTCACGGCAATTCCGGTGATCAAGTCCGTCCTCGAGAGCCACGACTGGGACGACGTTCGGCGGACCTTCGAGGACTTCGACCCGCGCCAGTGGGATGACCCACCGAGCGGGACGGAGACGGAGACGGTCAAGGAGAACACGATCCAGAACATGGTCGCGGAGTTCGACTACTCGCCGGCCTCGGCCGAACTGACCAGCCGACACGTTATGGGACAGGTGAGCTACAGATGGGACTGATAACTCGAGAGGTGCACGTATGGGACTGAGAGACGACCTCGACCGATTCCGTGAAGTGGGTGAACAGCGCCGCGAGGACTTAGCCGAGTTCATCCAGTACGGTGATCTCGGCGGGAGTGGCCCCGGCCAGATCAACGTGCCGGTAAAGATCGTCTCGCTGCCCGAATTCGCCTACGATCAGCGCGATCAGGGTGGCGTCGGCCAGGGTGAGGACGGCACGCCCCAGCCCGGCCAGCCGGTCGGCCAACCCCAGCCACAGCCGGGCGACGGCGACGAAGACGGCGAACCCGGCGAGGAGGGGGGCGACCACGAGTACTACGAGATGGACCCCGAGGAGTTCGCCGCGGAACTCGACGAAGAGTTGGGTCTCGACCTCGAGCCGAAGGGCAAGACGGTCGTCGAGGAGAAGGAAGGCCCCTTCACCGACATGACTCGCACCGGCCCCGACAGCACGCTCGACTTCGAGCGGATGTTCAAGGAGGGACTCAAGCGAAAGCTCGCGATGGATTTCGACGAGGAGTTCCTGCGCGAACTCTGTAAGGTCGAGGGCATCTCCCCGCGCGAGGTGTTCGAGTGGGCCCGCGGCGAGAATCTGCCGGTGTCGATGGCCTGGGTCGAAGAAGCCTACGACGAGGTTGCGGACGAGCGCGGAACCTGGGAGTCCATCGAGGAGGTCGAGGGAAACGTCGAACGCGAGTCCGTTCAAGAACAGATCCGCCGCGAAGGGATCAAACAGATCCCGTTCCGGCGCGAGGACGAACGCTACCGCCACCCCGAGATCATCGAGGAAAAAGAGAAGAACGTCGTCGTCGTCAACATCCGCGACGTGTCGGGGTCGATGCGCGAGAAGAAACGCGAACTCGTCGAGCGCACGTTCACCCCGCTCGACTGGTATCTCCAGGGCAAGTACGACAACGCCGAGTTCGTCTACATCGCCCACGACGCAGACGCCTGGGAGGTCGAACGCGACGACTTCTTCGGCATCCGCTCCGGTGGCGGGACGAAGATCTCGAGCGCGTACGAACTCGCGGCCGAGCTGTTAGAGGAGTACCCCTGGAGCGACTGGAACCGCTACGTCTTCGCGGCGGGCGACTCCGAGAACTCGAGCAACGACACCGGACAGCGGGTGATCCCGATGATGGAGGAGATTCCGGCGAATCTGCACGCCTACGTGGAGACCCAGCCGAGCGGGAACGCGATCAACGCGACCCACGCCGAGGAACTCGAGCGCCACTTCGGCATCGACGACGACGATGTCGCGGTGGCGTACGTCAACAACGAGTCGGACGTGACGGACGCGATCTACCGGATTCTCTCGACGGAGAGTGATGACAATGAGTAAACGAAACTCGAACGCGGACCGATTCCGCAAACAGGCAATCGCCAGCGACCTCGAGGAACCGGTGTCTGAGGCTCGCAAGCTGGCACAGAAACTCGGTCTCGATCCCTACCCGGTCAAGTACTGGATCATCGATTACGACGAGATGAACGAACTCATCGCTTACGGCGGCTTCCAGTCGCGATACCCGCACTGGCGATGGGGAATGCAGTACGACAAGCAGCGCAAGCAGGGCCAGTACGGCGGCGGGAAGGCGTTCGAAATCGTCAACAACGACAACCCGGCCCACGCGTTCTTGCAGGAGTCGAACACCCTGGCCGACCAGAAGGCCGTCATCACCCACGTCGAGGCCCACTCCGATTTCTTCGCGAACAACGAGTGGTTCGGCCTCTTTACCGGCGGGCAATTAGACGAAGCGCAGGTCAACGCCGCCGCCATGCTCGAGCGCCACGCCCGCGCCATCGACGGCTACATGTCCGATCCCGACATCGACCGCGCCGAGGTCGAAAAGTGGATCGACCACTGCCTGAGTCTCGAGGACAACATCGACCAGCATCGGGTTTTCCAGCGCCGGCTGGCCGTCGACGGGACGGCCGAGGAACTCGACGACGACCTCGCGGCCAAACTGGACGAACTCGATCTCTCCGACGAGATCAAAGGCGAGGTGTTCGACGACGAGTGGCTCGAGCAACTCGAGGGCGACGAGGAGGGCGTTACGTTCCCCGACGTTCCAGAGAAGGACCTGCTGGCGTTCGTTCGCGAGCACGGCAAGCAGTACGACGGCGAGCGCGAACGCGCCGTCGAGATGACGGAGTGGCAACGCGATGTCCTCGATATGATGCGCGCGGAGGCGTACTACTTCGCCGCTCAGAAGATGACGAAGGTGATGAACGAGGGCTGGGCGGCCTACTGGGAGTCGACGATGATGACCGACGAGGGCTTCGCCGGCGACGACGAGTTCATGAACTACGCCGATCACATGGCGAAAGTCCTCGCCTCGGGCGGCCTCAACCCCTACAGCCTCGGCATGGAACTCTGGGAGTACGTCGAAAACACGACGAACCGCCGTGAGGTCTTAGAGCGCTTGCTGCGCGTCGAGGGCATCTCCTGGCGCAACCTCAGCGATGTCGTCGACTTCGATGATGTCCTTGCCGAACTCGAGCCACCCGACGCACTCGAGTCGATTTCCGCCGACGCGCTCGATGACCTCACCTCGCTTCCCGACGAGTGGATCGACCACGAGGCGCTCGAGCGCGCTCGTGCGGGCGAGATCGACGTGGATCAGTATCCGTGGAAGGTGCTGACGTACGAGGGACTCGCTCGGCGACACTACTCGCTGATCAAGCGCCAGAATCGCGGCTTCCTCTCGCGAGTCAGTCAGAACGAACTCGAGCGAATCGGGCGCTATCTGTTCGACGATGCGCGCTACGGGAGCGTCGAGGAGGCTCTCGCGGACGTGGACTTCGCGGCGGGCTGGGATCGGCTGTACGACGTTCGGGAGAGCCACAACGACGTGACCTTCCTCGATGAGTTCCTGACTGAGGAGTTCATCACCGAGAACAACTACTTCACCTACGAGCACTCGCGAGCGACGGGGCAGTTCCACGTCGCAAGCGATGCCCCCGCAGACGTCAAGAAGAAACTGCTCTTGCAGTTTACCAACTTCGGGAAGCCGACGATTGCGGTCTACGACGGCAACTACAACAACGCGAACGAACTCCTGTTGGGCCACCAGTACAACGGCGTCATGCTCGATCTCGGGCAGGCTCGAGAGACGATCAAGCGAATCTTCGAACTGTGGGGGCGGCCGGTCACTCTCCTCACGATTGTCACAGAGGTCGACGAGCACGACATCGAGGTGGCTAAACGCCGCAATCGCGAACCCGAAGCGAGGGAGCAAGGGAAGTTGCTTCGGTACGACGGTACCGAGGTTAGAATCGAGGATGTTCCCTGGGAAGACGTCGAGCATCTCGAGGCGGACGACGTCGACTATGACACGAAACCCGAGGATTGGCTCGCCTAAGCGGACTTTCCGTTCAGTGTTCGTGAATTAAACTGACGGAAGAGTTTTACGGTAGATCACACATGAAGCGGATAGTATGGATGGGGACGGGTATGGGGACCCAGACGACGAGCGAAGACAGTGTGATTCGCCATCACTCGAGTTGCCTGCAATTCTTGCACAACTCGATGATGATGAGCCGGAAACACAGGCTGACGCTGTCAGGGTAATCCGAACACAGGTCGATGACACTCCGGGAATCTGTATCCCGACCGTGCCGAAACTGCGGACGCTTCTTGGCCGCCCAGAAATCGACTTTCACGACGATATAGCCTACTGTCTCGCAGAACTCGCACGTGAATCACCGCCCGACGTTGCCCCCTCGAGTGAGGACATCGTCGCGTTCGTCACGAACCAGCCGTCGCACCCGGCGACGGCCGACCTCTGTCGGTGTCTCACCTCGATTGCCGAGGAACGCCCCGACGCACTCGTCGAGTATATCGAACCACTCACGGGCGCTATCGATGACCGAACAGCCACCGACGGCTGGGGTATCCAGGCGCTCAGTCGACTCTCGACGGCGTCTCCAACGGAACTCGAGCCGGCCGTGCCGGTCCTTGCCGATGCGTTGCGACCAGATCCGACCGAACACGGTGTCGACGTCCTCGCTGCACTCGGTCGGATCGCCCGCGCCGAGACGACGTTGCTGACCGACGAGTTCGTCGATGACGCCGCTGCGCTCGTTACCCACGAAACCGATTCGCTCCGAACGAACGCGATTGGCTGTCTCGCAGACGTGGCGCGTCATCATCCCGCCACCGTCGAAAGCGTCTGCCCAGACCTTGCACCCGCACTCGAGAGCGAGTACCCGAAGACGCGGGCCAACGCGGTGACGACGATTGCACGTGTCGCCGCGGGTGCCAACGCCGACGTCGCCGTCTCGCCCGTCCGTGACCGCCTCGTCTCGTTGCTTACTGACGATCACACGCCAGTTCGACTGAACGCCTGTCTCGCGGTTGGGTACGGACAGATTGAGACCGCCCAGGACCAACTCGAGACACTCGAGCACCGCGACCCTGATCCGGGTGTTCGAGAGCGGGCGGCTTGGGCGCGCATGCAACTCCAGGAGTCGAGCCAGGCGACCGTCGACATCGAACACTCGGAACACTCGCGACCGTAACACAATCCCTGCTGGCCGCCGTTCGCTCGCGTATGACGTTCACCGTCGACACCGACGCCCGGCTCACGACCGTCGATATTACGGACCGCCTCGAGGCGGCCGTCTCGGACGATCTCACCTCGGGCACCTGTACGGCCTTTGTGAAACACACGACAGCCGGGCTCATCGTTCAGGAGAACGAATCGCGACTTCGCGAGGATCTCGAGGGCTTTTTTGACGAACTCGTTCCGGACGAGGGCCACGCACACGACCGCCTCGACGGGAACGCGGATTCTCACCTTCGCGCCGCGCTCGTCGGCCCGGATGCAACGATTCCCGTGCGGGACGGCGAACTCGCGCTCGGGACCTGGCAGTCCGTGTTTCTGCTCGAGTGTGATGGGCCGCGGACGCGGACGGTGTCGGTGACGACGGTCGGCGAGTAGGCCGGATCGAGGCTCAACTGCCGAGTACCCTCACACCCGAATCGGTCGATCCGCCGAGACACAGTCGACGCCGCGTAACTCGAGGAGTTTCGCCAGCAGCCAGCGCTCGAGTGACCACGCGTGGACCTCGAGACCGACGGCTTTCGCCCGCGGGACGAGTTGCGTGGTGAGACACCGCGCGTAGTTCGCACCAATCACGTCACAGTCGAGTTCGATAGCCGTCGTGACGGGCGTCTCGAGGCGACGACTGACGAGAAGTCCGGACGGTTGGGACGGCTCGAGTTCACGGATCGTCCGCAGTTCCGACAGCAGAAACGAGGTCGTGACGATGCGATTCTCGAGGTCTGCCTCGGCAATGGTTTCGAGGACGTCCGCTGCGATCCCCTCGGCTTTCATCTCGAGGTTGACCTCGATATCCGGCGGAAGTGCAGCGAGCATCTCCTCCAGCGTCGGGATTTGCTCGTCCGACTCGAGGACGGCGTGGGTTTTGAGATCGGCGAGACTGAGGTCGGCGACGGTGCCGCTGGTGCCGGTGACGCGGTCGATGGTGTCGTCGTGGATGACGACGAGTTCGCCCGAGCCACAGCGTTGGACGTCGAACTCGACGGCGTCTGCGTGGTCGGCGGCCGACTGTACGGCGGCAATCGTATTCTCCGGTGCCGTCGCAGCGAATCCACGATGGGCGATCAGTCGCATTCGGCCACACTAACGGGCTGGGGGCCAATATACTCCCGGTTGCAGCGGGGTCGTGGGCACTCGAGTCTGTGTGAGTCAGCCAACACAGTTGGGTCGCCCCCGCAATTAATCTCCCTGGATGTGGCAGGAGAGTCTATGTCACCACAGCGTTCGTTTTCGGTCGACTTCGAGGAGACAGTTGCCATCATCACGGGTGCGAGCGGCGCACTCGGTAGCGCCGCCGTGGATCGATTTCGCGAGGCCGGTGCGACGGTCTGTGCCGTCGACGTCGTCACTCCCGACGACGAGGACAGCCAACTCGAGCCTGACGAGGGCGTCCACTTCTACGAGGCGGATCTGACCGACGAAAGCGCAGTCGAGTCACTCATCGAGTCGGTCGTCGACGATCACGGGCGACTTGATCACCTGCTGAACATCGCCGGCACCTGGCGCGGCGGCGACCACATTGAGGAAACCGACCTCGAGTCGTTCGAGTTTCTGCTCGATATCAACCTGCAGACGGCGTTTTTGGCGTCGAAACACGCCCTGCCGGAGCTACAGGAGACAGACGGCGCAATTGTCAGCGTCAGCGCACGCTCGTCGCTCGAGGGTGGGGAGGGCGACGGCCCGTATCGGATCACGAAAGCCGGAATACGGCTGTTGATGGAGACAGTTGCCGAGGAAAATCAGGGAACGGTTCGAGCGAACTCGGTGATGCCGAGTGTGATCGATACGCCGATGAACCGCGAGATGATGCCCGACGCAGATCACGACTCGTGGGTCGACCCCGCCGAAATCGCGGACGTAATGGCCTTCCTCTGCAGCGACGGTGCGGCGGTCACAAGCGGGGCGGCGGTACCAGTTTACGGCGACGCCTAAGTCACAGCAAACGCACATGGGCGTCAGCGTTCAACCGTTTTCGACTGAATGTCGTCGCCATCGCGCCACTGATAGTACCAGTACTCCGTGCCAGCGATTTCGCTCACGCTCACGCTTGCTCGCTCGGGGACGCCCGGCGGGTACGTCTCTGGTCCGACAGCAGCCTGTTCGCTCGAGTCCGCAGTCAACGCTCCGTTTGTGTCCCCATCGGTGCGCTCGAGCCACGTCTCGAGTGCTGACGAATACGTTGCAACCGCACGGAGTTGGTCGGGGTCGTCGGCGGCGAGGTCCGCGAGTAACTCGCAAAGTGGCTCCTCGAGCGTCGCCGGCGGTGCTGGTCGGTCGGAGTCAGTCATTGGAAAATGATTCGTCGCGGAGAGTAAACGTTCCACGGACGACAGCGACAGCTATCGGTGCGATGAGTCGACAAAAGTAACAGCAAAAACCGCGGGACACAGCCACGAGAGTGACAGACCGCGTGAGCCGACGGGACGTTCTGACCGCGAACGAGGGTTAGAACGTCTCGAGGTACCGGTCGAGTTCCCAGTCGGAGACGTCGATGAGGTACTCTTCGAACTCTTGGCTCTTGGCTTCGACGAACTTCGGTGCGACGTGCTCGCCGAGAGCGTCGTAGATGACCTCGTCGTCCTCGAGTGCGTCGACGGCTTCGCCGAGGTTCGATGGGAGCGTCGAGATGCCGTAGTCAGCTCGCTTTGCGTCGTCGAACTCGTAGATGTTCTCGCGGATCGGATCCGGACACTCGAGGCCCTGCTCGATGCCGTCGAGACCGGCTTGCAGCATGGCAGCGAACGCGAGGTATGGGTTACACGATGGGTCCGGCGAGCGCAGTTCGACACGGCTTGCAGCAGGCACGCGAGCGGCTGGTTTACGAATCAGTGCGGAACGGTTGCGGTCGGACCAGGCGACGTAGACGGGTGCTTCGTAGCCGGGCACGAGGCGCTTGTAGCTGTTGACCGTCGGGTTCGCGACGGCCGTGATCGCGGGGGCGTGCTCGAGGACGCCTGCGAGGTAGGAGTGAGCCGTCTCGCTCAGGTTGAACTCGTCGTCGTCGTCGTGGAACGCGTTCTCGCCGTCTTCGGTCATGAGCGACATGTGCGTGTGCATGCCCGAACCGTTGATCTTCGGGATCGGCTTTGGCATGAACGTCGCGTGCAGGTCGTGCTGAGCCGCGATTGCGCGGACGACCATCCGGAAAGTGGCGACATTGTCAGCCGTCGAGAGCGCGTCGTCGTATTCGAAGTTGATCTCGTGTTGGCCTTTGGCGACTTCGTGGTGGCTGGCTTCGATCTCGAAGCCCATGCTCTCTAAGCCGTCGATGATGTCGCGACGAACGTCGCTTGCGAGGTCTTTCGGGGCAACGTCGAAGTAGCCGCCGTGGTCTGCGGTCTCGGTTGTTGCGTTCCCGTCTTCGTCCTCCTCAAAGAGGAAGAACTCTGGTTCGGGAGCGAAGTTAACCTCATAGCCCATCTCCTCGGCACGCTCGATGGCGTTTTTGAGGACGCGACGTGGGTCGCCTTCGAACGGCTCGCCACTCGAGGTGTCGTAGACGTCACAGATCATCCGTGCAGCAGCGCTGTCTTCGTTGTTGCGCCATGGCAGGATTGCAAAGGTGTCCGGGTCAGGAACGAGACGCATGTCCGATTCCTGAATGCGGACGAATCCTTCAATCGAGGAGCCGTCGAAGTAGATGCCCTCGGTGAACGCCTTCTCGGCCTGACGGGCCGGGACAGCGACGTTCTTGACTGTGCCTAGAATATCTGTAAACTGCAGGCGGAGGAAATCAACGCCTTCTGCCTCGATTTTGTCCAGTACGTCTTGTTCCGCAGTGGTCAGGTTGTCGCCTGTCATCTTCTTCTCGACCAAGACAATGGATTCTACTATTAAAGCTCTACTGTTGTGGGCGAATATACGCATAGTCTGCAAAAAGAGGACGAATGGTCACACAGGACGGTACTCAAATGACAGAGTGGAAACTGGCTGGCAATACCTGCGCCCCAAACTGGACAATGTCAGTAACAGCCGCCGAAACGTGGTTTACATTCACTGAAATCTGTCTCAGGACTCGAGTGGGACCTACCAAAGAGACGCGTCGCTGTGACGGTGTGAAAAATGAAAATCGTCTCAAGGACCCGGAAAATCAGCGTCTATGGGCGTTATCCGGGTATTGAACCGCGCCGCGCGCGACTCGCGGATGAGTGCTCGCATCGCCGTGGGCGGGTCGTAATCGTTGTCTCACACTGTGGACAGACGTATGCGACTGTGTCGTCGTGGGGGCGACGAATCCACTCCCCATCCACTGGGCTGGAATACGCACACTCCCAGCAGAACAACGTCGTTTTTCGGCGCGAGCGCGCCTCATGGGTCGTCTGTCTGGTCATTGAGAGTTGTAGTCGCTCGAGACGTATAGGTCTGCTTTGGGATGATTATCGATGGAGGTTCGACCAACGAGATGACGGTGCTGTGAGAGCGTTCCACAAACAATATGCAAACCCGTATAGAGTGGCCATATATTGGGTGTTCGGTCACTTTCTGCTGGAACGGGAGTGCGCTACGCGTTGCTTGCGGGGTATAATCGGCTGATACTCACAACGGCAGCGACACTCGTATCTGCCCGTCTCCCATACCCTTGTTATGACTGACCCACCGCGTCCCGTCCATCTCGAGGACGACGCCGATCTCGAGGCGTTCATCGACACACACGACGTTGCACTCATCGAGTGCTACACGAGTGGCTGTTCGATGTGCCAGGCGATGGAGCCAGTGCTCGGCAACGTTGCTCGAGAAACAGGAATCCCAATCGGACTCGTCAATCCTGGCGACGATCTGGCGCTGCTCGAGCGCTTTGACATTCGGTCGGTCCCGGCGCTGTTTCTCTTTCGAGATGGGACACAGATCGCTCAGATTGCGGAGGGGTTTCTGGGCGGCGACGAAGTCGTCTCATTTCTCGAGACACATGTGCCAGGTGCTGTTGCGAGCGAGTGATCGCGGGAGGTTACTCATCCGGACGTAGTTCGCTCGGATCGACCTCGCCTGCGAGATACTGCTCGCCGAGGTCAGTAATGTCGTACATGCCGGTCATCGGCCGATTCAGTAGGCCGTACTTGGTGAGTTCCCGGCACCGATAGGCGGCGACTGGACCGCGACAGACGCCTTCTGACTCGATATGACTTGGTTCGAAGATGTGGTCTTCGGACAGCAACTCGAGGATTTCGTCGTCTTCGGGTTCCATCCACTCGGCCTGATCGCTCATAGACATGGGTAGGTTCGTCCCGTTCAAAAATACGTCTCTCTGTCGAGACGATTACTCCTCGAGCAATCCGAGATCCGTCGCGACGAGATCGGCGAGTTGATCAGCGATCTCGGGGTCGACTTCGGCAACCTCGTCGCCGTCGTGAAGGTGGTCGTTGTGTCGCTCCACAGTCGTTGCTAACTCCGAAAGCGGGACTCGAGATGTCGTGTCACACGCTGAGCACACGACGGGAACGTGGGGCTCCGACTCATCGGCATCGTCGGTGGTCATACGTCGTACTCGAGTGGCCCCGCTCAAAACAGGCGCGGTTTGGTCGAGCCCCGTCGCTCAACCGACTCTTATCGGGCGGACAGTGCGCGAACACAGGCTACCGCAAGCAAGGCAGCGAGTACCGGAACAACGCCGAATCCGGGCATGCTCTCGTCCTCGTCGTCACCGTGCTGGTCGCTCGAGGATGAATCATCGTCGGCGCTGGTGTCATCATCGCTCTCGGGTTCGTTCTGAGCTGTCTCGCTCGAGTTCGTGGACTCGTTCGTGTGGTCGTCGCTGTCGTCGTCGCTCACGTCGGGGACCTCGGGCACGATATCGGCGTCACCATCGAGTTGGAGGACAGCGACGACCTGTCCGTGTGAGCCGTCAGGGTAGTAGGTCCAGCCACCGCCAGCGTCGTCGTAGGACTCGGCGTCCGCAATCGGATCGACGTCGGTGTCCCAGGAGTCGTGTGCCTGCTGGATGTAGCCGACGACCTCGATGTCGGCTGCGTACTCGCCGGTGACCTCGACCTCTCCGTACTCGACAGTGCCGCCGTCTTCTGGGAGCCCGTGGATCTCGAGACAGTGCGAGTCCATGTAGCCGTCTCCCTGTGCGAGGTCCGGATCGGTGCCGAACTGATCGGAATCGAGTGGCCGCTGGTAGTGTTCAGTGAGTGGGTATTCGACGACGAACGGATCAGCGTGGGAGTGCCAGGACGTAGAGTCACCGGTCGGGAGCGTCACGGTCGTTCCGGGAACGCTCTCGCCGACGACGGGCTCGCCGCGCTCGTTGACCAACGTCACACAGAGTTTCGCAGAGCCGTCACCGAGATACGGCGACCGATACTCATCGCGCGGGTTGACGTAACTCACCCAGCTACCATCCGATGCTTCCGCCTCGAAGTAGGCGTCCCCAGACTCGGGTGCTGGTTCGATGTACGCCTCCTCGGAGACATTTTGCTGTGTCTCCTGGACCGCGCCAGCGCTGGCACTGAGGCCGAGCGCGACGATTGCACCGACTGCGACAAGCGTGGCGACCGCAATCAGTGCCCGACCGCGATAGCGCTCGAGACTCATGCTCGAGCCCCCACCGTGGAACCCACTGTCGGGGAACCGATCACTCGCTGTGATTGTCTCTGTTTGATAGGTGTCATTTCTCCGATGTACCGGGTTTGGGTCATTAGCTATGAACCGCATACCCGAACAGAAGGTGGTCCCTACCGCTGTGAAAGCCCTCGAAGCAGGGCCGATAGCGCACCAACTTGTTCCAGAAGCCGATTCCCCGCTTGCGTTGCCACCCCCAATCACCTTCCCGTCACAGCGTGTCGACTCCACAATGCGTTTTCGACCAGCAGTCCAGCAGTCGGCCGATGTAGATCCGTCCGACTCGAGTGGGACGCAGGACAGTTCAGCTGGCAGACGTGGACGGCTGCTTCTCTTGGGACTTGCCGCTGTCGCTGTTGCCTACGTGGCTCGCCGCTATCTTGACTCGAGCGTTGTAGAGACGGGAGGGAAACGTCTGCGAGACCTGCAGAACCGTGTCCCTGCTGTAGACGAACTGCACGAACAGACACCCGAGGCCGTTTCCGACCGGTTTCAAGAAATTCCGATTGGAGACAACGGGGAGGCGGATGCGACGAGCGAAACGGCATCCGCTGGGACAGCATCTGCAGATGAGGTGGTCGACGATTCAGAGACGACCGTCGACCTGACTGATGGAGAGCGTCCACCGGACGAAATCGAAGAGCGTGCCACAGAGACGAGTCCTGAACCGGGCAAGATGGCCGTCGACGAGGAGATCGCCGACGAACTCCTCGAGGAGGGTGACAGCGAGGGTCCCACGGACGATGACACCGCGACGGACAGCAATGAGGGCGACAACAGCGAGCGCGAACAGGACTGACGCCAGCACCCCCCGAATCAGTGCTCCTCGAGCAGTTCGTCGCTCGTGAACTGCCGACCCCGGTCGGTGAGTTCGTAGTGAACGCGTCCCTGACTGACTGTTCGAGAGAGAAACTCGTACTCGAGGAGTGATCTGAACGCTCCCTCACCACCCGTTCGCCGAAGAGCCAGCGCATCGCGGATTTCACTGGCCGAAGATCGCCCGTTCTGGAACAGATATCGGAGAATGTTCTCTCGAGTCGTCCGTGTAACCGCAATTGTCGGCGTCCAGACCTTCTGATTATCGAGTGACATACGTTTGTATTGAGACGTCCCTGTTGTAAGTCAATTCCAACCAGAGTGAAAGTGAAAGTAAACTGCAGGATGGGCGATAGACGCGACTTCAACGCACGCACACAACAACGTTATGCGGCGCTCGTCCCTACTGGCGGGCGATGACTGACGGGGACGTCGCAGCCTTTACACACCTCGGTGAGACGGTTCGTGGTGCGCTTTCCGAACGGGGGTTTTCGACGCCGACGGCACCACAACGAGTCGCGATTCCACCGCTTGCTGCAGGCAAGCACACGCTCGTGATCGCCCCAACGGGGAGTGGGAAAACCGAGACTGCGATGTTGCCCGTTTTCGACCACCTCTTGGCCGAGGATGGTGAGCGGAGCGCAGCGACGCGACCCTCGTCGGCGGACCCCGCAGACCGTGGTCCACCGGAAGGGTTCGGCGTACTCTATATCACGCCGCTGCGGGCGCTCAACCGCGATATGC
The Natronolimnobius baerhuensis DNA segment above includes these coding regions:
- the glnA gene encoding type I glutamate--ammonia ligase; the protein is MTGDNLTTAEQDVLDKIEAEGVDFLRLQFTDILGTVKNVAVPARQAEKAFTEGIYFDGSSIEGFVRIQESDMRLVPDPDTFAILPWRNNEDSAAARMICDVYDTSSGEPFEGDPRRVLKNAIERAEEMGYEVNFAPEPEFFLFEEDEDGNATTETADHGGYFDVAPKDLASDVRRDIIDGLESMGFEIEASHHEVAKGQHEINFEYDDALSTADNVATFRMVVRAIAAQHDLHATFMPKPIPKINGSGMHTHMSLMTEDGENAFHDDDDEFNLSETAHSYLAGVLEHAPAITAVANPTVNSYKRLVPGYEAPVYVAWSDRNRSALIRKPAARVPAASRVELRSPDPSCNPYLAFAAMLQAGLDGIEQGLECPDPIRENIYEFDDAKRADYGISTLPSNLGEAVDALEDDEVIYDALGEHVAPKFVEAKSQEFEEYLIDVSDWELDRYLETF
- a CDS encoding helix-turn-helix domain-containing protein, whose product is MSLDNQKVWTPTIAVTRTTRENILRYLFQNGRSSASEIRDALALRRTGGEGAFRSLLEYEFLSRTVSQGRVHYELTDRGRQFTSDELLEEH
- a CDS encoding PGF-CTERM sorting domain-containing protein, translated to MSLERYRGRALIAVATLVAVGAIVALGLSASAGAVQETQQNVSEEAYIEPAPESGDAYFEAEASDGSWVSYVNPRDEYRSPYLGDGSAKLCVTLVNERGEPVVGESVPGTTVTLPTGDSTSWHSHADPFVVEYPLTEHYQRPLDSDQFGTDPDLAQGDGYMDSHCLEIHGLPEDGGTVEYGEVEVTGEYAADIEVVGYIQQAHDSWDTDVDPIADAESYDDAGGGWTYYPDGSHGQVVAVLQLDGDADIVPEVPDVSDDDSDDHTNESTNSSETAQNEPESDDDTSADDDSSSSDQHGDDEDESMPGFGVVPVLAALLAVACVRALSAR
- a CDS encoding thioredoxin family protein, encoding MTDPPRPVHLEDDADLEAFIDTHDVALIECYTSGCSMCQAMEPVLGNVARETGIPIGLVNPGDDLALLERFDIRSVPALFLFRDGTQIAQIAEGFLGGDEVVSFLETHVPGAVASE